The Tripterygium wilfordii isolate XIE 37 chromosome 5, ASM1340144v1, whole genome shotgun sequence genome window below encodes:
- the LOC119999032 gene encoding uncharacterized protein LOC119999032 isoform X2 produces MVVCLVSFRPMEVDGRKGKKNSKGVAWYWVIEYFSTLKEVDASILRGAKTREVVALRCLEELFDPLPDPATVDAQANGHFDFSRGFEEVLTYILRRASISELKSGAPESLTSCAIPFIIHKRASMGQAALSKLKDELVRGTHPFAPYLSKGSRLVLANVQDNDDIVALPLRSPSEANADDQVSEVPERLVDMNLDNVDGNADVQVSKVQEIHNGDVQVSVVQKSLIATTHDNVDDEADVQVSKAQESLLYTSFDDGKGNADAQVSLIAFDKVDGDGDGDAQVSTAQENLICTTLDDANGNSDAQVAEAQESLIDTILNNVDGNAGHQVSKAQESLIYTTHDDANGNADSQVVEAQVSLIPTILENVDGAQRHDMHAEEFFPRKRKSNDFPDKYVDGQSHEIENQGDLDGRYDHYLVTKKIRLDPSCGNQIVAEASKGVRKYSELGGLEESRSLEIGHDERLGLVSDIHGNSNLQPNTDKVSRGASGNETDDFLSVGVVSDGDLRASSVVPALKTQNIDSNLHEIEPDNTMEHLPKEDTEFDNDGYDNEGLKVSEKEGNIFNSPCKVNHGSSQVSESPVLNFCVKCNKEGSLLVCGSSDCSLGIHESCLGSSVKFDDQGNFYCPFCAYSRALSEYRKCTESVSSAKKELNAFFNMNAIHQPKEHAEKLYRGQSTTILDSTNQGTC; encoded by the exons ATGGTTGTGTGTCTCGTAAGCTTTCGTCCGATGGAGGTTGATGGGAGAAAGGGGAAGAAGAATTCGAAGGGCGTCGCATGGTACTGGGTGATAGAGTACTTTTCCACCCTAAAAGAAGTTGATGCCTCTATTTTACGCG GGGCAAAGACTAGGGAAGTGGTGGCGTTGAGGTGTTTAGAGGAATTGTTTGATCCTCTTCCGGATCCGGCAACTGTTGATGCTCAAGCTAATGGGCATTTCGATTTCTCTCGGGGGTTTGAGGAGGTCCTCACGTATATTCTACGACGG GCATCGATTTCAGAATTGAAGTCGGGTGCCCCAGAGTCGTTAACAAGTTGTGCTATTCCTTTTATCATCCATAAAAGAGCTAGTATGGGTCAAGCTGCTCTGAGTAAG CTCAAAGATGAACTTGTACGAGGAACTCATCCCTTTGCTCCATACTTGAGCAAAGGTAGTAGACTTGTGCTTGCAAACGTGCAAGATAACGATGACATTGTTGCACTTCCTTTGAGGAGCCCCAGTGAGGCCAATGCTGATGACCAAGTTTCTGAGGTCCCAGAGCGTTTGGTTGATATGAACCTTGACAATGTGGATGGCAATGCTGATGTTCAAGTTTCCAAAGTTCAAGAGATCCACAATGGTGATGTGCAAGTTTCTGTGGTTCAAAAGAGCTTGATTGCTACAACCCATGACAATGTGGATGACGAGGCTGATGTTCAAGTTTCCAAAGCTCAAGAGAGCTTGTTGTATACTTCCTTTGATGATGGCAAAGGCAATGCTGATGCTCAAGTAAGCTTGATTGCCTTTGACAAGgtggatggtgatggtgatggtgatgctCAAGTTTCTACAGCACAAGAGAACTTGATTTGTACTACCCTTGATGATGCCAATGGCAACTCCGATGCCCAAGTGGCTGAAGCTCAAGAAAGCTTGATTGATACAATCCTTAACAATGTGGATGGCAATGCCGGTCATCAAGTTTCTAAAGCTCAAGAGAGCTTGATTTATACTACTCATGATGATGCCAATGGCAATGCTGATTCCCAAGTGGTTGAAGCCCAAGTAAGCTTGATTCCCACAATCCTTGAGAATGTGGATGGAGCACAAAGACATGATATGCATGCTGAAGAGTTCTTTCCCCGAAAGAGAAAGAGCAATGATTTTCCTGATAAATATGTGGATGGACAGTCCCATGAAATTGAAAACCAAGGTGATCTGGATGGCCGGTATGATCACTATTTAGTTACAAAGAAGATCAGGCTGGATCCCTCTTGTGGTAATCAAATAGTTGCTGAGGCTTCCAAAGGAGTGAGGAAATATTCAGAACTTGGAGGCTTGGAGGAAAGTCGTTCTTTGGAGATTGGTCATGATGAGAGGCTTGGGCTTGTGAGTGATATTCATGGTAACAGTAACTTACAGCCTAATACTGACAAGGTGTCTCGAGGTGCATCTGGAAATGAAACCGATGATTTCCTCTCAGTGGGTGTAGTCAGTGACGGTGATCTAAGAGCGAGCAGTGTTGTACCCGCTTTGAAAACTCAGAATATTGATAGTAACTTGCATGAGATTGAGCCTGATAATACCATGGAACATCTTCCTAAAGAAGATACCGAATTTGATAATGATGGATATGATAATGAGGGGCTCAAAGTTTCCGAGAAAGAAGGAAATATCTTCAACTCTCCCTGCAAAGTAAATCATGGATCTTCACAAGTATCTGAATCGCCGGTACTAAATTTCTGTGTAAAGTGTAACAAGGAGGGTTCACTATTAGTTTGTGGCAGCAGTGATTGTTCCTTGGGTATTCATGAGAGCTGCTTGGGTTCCTCGGTTAAATTTGATGATCAGGGTAACTTTTACTGCCCCTTTTGTGCATATTCTCGCGCTCTTTCTGAGTACCGTAAATGTACGGAAAGTGTCTCCTCGGCGAAGAAGGAACTTAATGCATTTTTTAACATGAACGCAATTCACCAACCAAAGGAACATGCTGAGAAGTTATACAGAGGACAAAGCACCACCATCCTAGATAGTACAAACCAAGGAACATGCTGA
- the LOC119998270 gene encoding putative pentatricopeptide repeat-containing protein At5g52630 — protein MLNQLRETPVQAPLRLPSPIPQPTLQKPSQDSLTHQSFVNFQQQRLKPLLNPLNQSSFELNYRHICELLLSQTHSRTLPKGLQIHAHIIKSGLQSLPLISHHLINFYSKTQLPLLSCQAFHECSRLSSTTWSSIISSFAQNELPCLAIDYFRRMLHDNVRPDDHIFPSATKSCAILGRHDVGQSIHCLALKTGYEFDVFVGSSLVDMYAKSGQINVARKVFDDMPERNVVSWSGMIYGYAQLGEDEEALKLFKNALEEDLDVNDFTFSSVIRVCGNSTLLELGRQIHGLCLKTSFASSSFVGSSLISLYSKCGVIEGAYQVFDEVPLRNLGMWNAMLIACAQHAHTDKAFDLFEEMERAGMRPNFITFLCVLYACSHAGLVEQGQHYFELMKEYRIEPGEQHYASMVDLLGRAGKLQDALTVIKEMPIEPTESVWGAFLTGCRIHKDTELAAFAADRVFELGPVSSGLHVLLSNAYAAAGRWDDAAKARKMLRDRGMKKETGLSWVEEGNKVHTFAAGDRCHVKNKEIYQKLEELGEEMERAGYVADTSFVLKEVDGEEKNQTIRYHSERLAIAFGLITFPPDRPIRVMKNLRVCGDCHTAIKYMSKCSGRTIIVRDNNRFHRFEGGKCSCGDYW, from the coding sequence ATGCTCAATCAACTCCGCGAGACGCCAGTCCAAGCACCGCTGCGGCTGCCCTCGCCAATTCCACAACCCACTCTCCAGAAACCGTCACAAGACTCTTTGACCCATCAAAGCTTTGTGAATTTTCAGCAACAGAGGCTTAAACCTCTGCTAAACCCTTTGAATCAATCCTCCTTTGAACTGAACTACCGACACATTTGCGAGCTCCTCCTCTCCCAAACCCACTCCAGGACGCTTCCGAAGGGTCTTCAAATCCATGCCCACATCATCAAATCGGGACTCCAGTCCCTCCCTCTTATCTCCCACCATCTCATCAATTTCTACTCTAAGACCCAACTCCCTCTCCTTTCCTGCCAAGCATTCCATGAATGTTCTCGTCTATCATCCACTACTTGGAGCTCTATTATTTCCTCTTTCGCCCAAAATGAACTACCTTGCCTTGCCATTGATTACTTTCGTCGAATGCTGCATGATAATGTCCGCCCTGATGATCATATCTTCCCCAGCGCGACCAAATCGTGTGCTATTTTGGGTCGGCATGATGTTGGTCAATCCATACATTGTTTAGCACTTAAAACTGGATATGAATTTGATGTGTTTGTGGGCAGTTCGTTGGTCGACATGTATGCGAAGTCTGGGCAGATAAATGTTGCGAGGAAAGTGTTTGATGATATGCCGGAAAGGAATGTGGTTTCTTGGAGTGGGATGATATACGGTTATGCCCAGTTAGGTGAAGACGAAGAAGCTTTGAAGCTTTTCAAAAACGCGTTGGAGGAGGATTTGGATGTCAATGATTTCACATTTTCGAGTGTGATTCGGGTTTGTGGAAACTCCACGTTGCTTGAATTAGGAAGACAGATACATGGGTTGTGCTTGAAAACGAGTTTTGCTTCCTCAAGCTTTGTAGGTAGTTCTTTGATTTCATTGTATTCTAAATGCGGTGTCATTGAAGGTGCTTATCAGGTTTTCGATGAGGTGCCTCTCAGGAATCTAGGCATGTGGAATGCAATGTTGATTGCTTGTGCTCAGCATGCACACACAGATAAagcttttgatttgtttgaagaGATGGAACGTGCGGGGATGAGACCCAATTTTATCACTTTCTTGTGTGTATTATATGCTTGTAGTCATGCAGGGCTGGTTGAACAAGGGCAACATTACTTTGAGCTAATGAAAGAGTATAGAATTGAGCCGGGGGAACAGCATTATGCTTCCATGGTTGACTTGCTTGGTCGTGCTGGAAAGTTGCAGGATGCACTGACAGTTATCAAGGAAATGCCAATAGAACCAACAGAATCCGTGTGGGGAGCATTTTTGACAGGGTGCCGAATACACAAGGATACGGAATTGGCTGCCTTTGCAGCTGATAGAGTCTTTGAGCTGGGTCCTGTGAGCTCTGGCCTGCATGTGCTGTTATCTAATGCTTATGCAGCTGCAGGAAGATGGGACGACGCAGCAAAAGCTCGAAAGATGCTTAGGGATAGAGGGATGAAGAAGGAAACAGGATTGAGCTGGGTTGAGGAGGGAAATAAAGTTCATACATTTGCAGCGGGGGATAGGTGTCAtgtaaaaaacaaagaaatttacCAGAAATTAGAGGAATTAGGAGAAGAAATGGAAAGAGCTGGCTATGTTGCAGACACAAGTTTTGTGTTGAAAGAAGTGGATGGTGAAGAGAAGAATCAGACTATTAGGTATCACAGTGAAAGACTAGCCATCGCATTTGGTCTCATTACATTCCCGCCAGATAGGCCGATTAGGGTTATGAAGAACCTGCGTGTATGTGGTGATTGTCACACCGCGATTAAGTACATGTCCAAGTGCTCTGGAAGAACGATCATTGTGAGGGATAACAACCGGTTCCATCGGTTTGAGGGTGGGAAATGCTCGTGTGGTGACTATTGGTGA
- the LOC119998950 gene encoding remorin 4.1-like — protein MLTTQSHRHDDEHVRDIHALTPPHPPPGPSGSQISSSLSIASEASTENFTSMSGEFSALVLAGSTINADSISGGSNNNNSSDNNSSNLRRIGEYNELPEEEEEINPLAIVPDSNLLHVPPRATEVGAVGGEVTVQRVKKEEVETKISAWQNAKIAKINNRFKREDAVINGWESEEVQKATSWMKKVERKLEEKRARALEKMQNDVAKARRKAEEKRASAEAKRGTKVARVLEIASLMRAIGRPPVKRSFF, from the exons ATGTTAACCACTCAGAGTCACCGTCACGACGACGAACATGTCCGGGACATCCACGCCCTGACTCCTCCACACCCTCCGCCCGGGCCCAGCGGCAGCCAAATATCATCATCTTTGTCAATAGCCAGCGAGGCGAGCACGGAGAATTTCACATCCATGAGCGGAGAATTCAGCGCCCTTGTCCTCGCTGGGTCCACCATAAACGCCGACTCAATAAGCGGTGGCAGTAACAATAACAACTCCAGCGACAATAATAGTAGTAATTTGCGTAGGATTGGGGAGTATAATGAGTTAcctgaggaggaggaggagattaATCCTTTGGCAATTGTTCCGGATAGTAATCTGTTACATGTTCCGCCTCGGGCGACGGAGGTGGGAGCTGTTGGTGGTGAGGTGACGGTGCAGAGGGTGAAGAAAGAGGAGGTGGAGACGAAGATATCGGCGTGGCAGAACGCGAAGATTGCAAAGATTAACAATAGGTTTAAGAGAGAGGATGCTGTGATTAATGGTTGGGAATCTGAGGAAGTTCAAAAGGCTACTTCGTGGATGAAGAAAGTTGAG AGGAAGTTGGAGGAGAAAAGAGCAAGAGCACTAGAGAAAATGCAAAATGACGTGGCAAAAGCAAGAAGGAAAGCAGAGGAGAAGAGGGCTTCTGCTGAGGCCAAGAGAGGAACAAAAGTTGCTAGGGTTCTTGAAATAGCAAGTTTAATGCGAGCCATTGGTAGACCCCCTGTCAAGCGTTCTTTCTTTTGA
- the LOC119999032 gene encoding uncharacterized protein LOC119999032 isoform X1, whose product MVVCLVSFRPMEVDGRKGKKNSKGVAWYWVIEYFSTLKEVDASILRELIELVPGTHDEELGAKTREVVALRCLEELFDPLPDPATVDAQANGHFDFSRGFEEVLTYILRRASISELKSGAPESLTSCAIPFIIHKRASMGQAALSKLKDELVRGTHPFAPYLSKGSRLVLANVQDNDDIVALPLRSPSEANADDQVSEVPERLVDMNLDNVDGNADVQVSKVQEIHNGDVQVSVVQKSLIATTHDNVDDEADVQVSKAQESLLYTSFDDGKGNADAQVSLIAFDKVDGDGDGDAQVSTAQENLICTTLDDANGNSDAQVAEAQESLIDTILNNVDGNAGHQVSKAQESLIYTTHDDANGNADSQVVEAQVSLIPTILENVDGAQRHDMHAEEFFPRKRKSNDFPDKYVDGQSHEIENQGDLDGRYDHYLVTKKIRLDPSCGNQIVAEASKGVRKYSELGGLEESRSLEIGHDERLGLVSDIHGNSNLQPNTDKVSRGASGNETDDFLSVGVVSDGDLRASSVVPALKTQNIDSNLHEIEPDNTMEHLPKEDTEFDNDGYDNEGLKVSEKEGNIFNSPCKVNHGSSQVSESPVLNFCVKCNKEGSLLVCGSSDCSLGIHESCLGSSVKFDDQGNFYCPFCAYSRALSEYRKCTESVSSAKKELNAFFNMNAIHQPKEHAEKLYRGQSTTILDSTNQGTC is encoded by the exons ATGGTTGTGTGTCTCGTAAGCTTTCGTCCGATGGAGGTTGATGGGAGAAAGGGGAAGAAGAATTCGAAGGGCGTCGCATGGTACTGGGTGATAGAGTACTTTTCCACCCTAAAAGAAGTTGATGCCTCTATTTTACGCG AATTGATAGAACTGGTGCCTGGGACACATGATGAGGAATTAGGGGCAAAGACTAGGGAAGTGGTGGCGTTGAGGTGTTTAGAGGAATTGTTTGATCCTCTTCCGGATCCGGCAACTGTTGATGCTCAAGCTAATGGGCATTTCGATTTCTCTCGGGGGTTTGAGGAGGTCCTCACGTATATTCTACGACGG GCATCGATTTCAGAATTGAAGTCGGGTGCCCCAGAGTCGTTAACAAGTTGTGCTATTCCTTTTATCATCCATAAAAGAGCTAGTATGGGTCAAGCTGCTCTGAGTAAG CTCAAAGATGAACTTGTACGAGGAACTCATCCCTTTGCTCCATACTTGAGCAAAGGTAGTAGACTTGTGCTTGCAAACGTGCAAGATAACGATGACATTGTTGCACTTCCTTTGAGGAGCCCCAGTGAGGCCAATGCTGATGACCAAGTTTCTGAGGTCCCAGAGCGTTTGGTTGATATGAACCTTGACAATGTGGATGGCAATGCTGATGTTCAAGTTTCCAAAGTTCAAGAGATCCACAATGGTGATGTGCAAGTTTCTGTGGTTCAAAAGAGCTTGATTGCTACAACCCATGACAATGTGGATGACGAGGCTGATGTTCAAGTTTCCAAAGCTCAAGAGAGCTTGTTGTATACTTCCTTTGATGATGGCAAAGGCAATGCTGATGCTCAAGTAAGCTTGATTGCCTTTGACAAGgtggatggtgatggtgatggtgatgctCAAGTTTCTACAGCACAAGAGAACTTGATTTGTACTACCCTTGATGATGCCAATGGCAACTCCGATGCCCAAGTGGCTGAAGCTCAAGAAAGCTTGATTGATACAATCCTTAACAATGTGGATGGCAATGCCGGTCATCAAGTTTCTAAAGCTCAAGAGAGCTTGATTTATACTACTCATGATGATGCCAATGGCAATGCTGATTCCCAAGTGGTTGAAGCCCAAGTAAGCTTGATTCCCACAATCCTTGAGAATGTGGATGGAGCACAAAGACATGATATGCATGCTGAAGAGTTCTTTCCCCGAAAGAGAAAGAGCAATGATTTTCCTGATAAATATGTGGATGGACAGTCCCATGAAATTGAAAACCAAGGTGATCTGGATGGCCGGTATGATCACTATTTAGTTACAAAGAAGATCAGGCTGGATCCCTCTTGTGGTAATCAAATAGTTGCTGAGGCTTCCAAAGGAGTGAGGAAATATTCAGAACTTGGAGGCTTGGAGGAAAGTCGTTCTTTGGAGATTGGTCATGATGAGAGGCTTGGGCTTGTGAGTGATATTCATGGTAACAGTAACTTACAGCCTAATACTGACAAGGTGTCTCGAGGTGCATCTGGAAATGAAACCGATGATTTCCTCTCAGTGGGTGTAGTCAGTGACGGTGATCTAAGAGCGAGCAGTGTTGTACCCGCTTTGAAAACTCAGAATATTGATAGTAACTTGCATGAGATTGAGCCTGATAATACCATGGAACATCTTCCTAAAGAAGATACCGAATTTGATAATGATGGATATGATAATGAGGGGCTCAAAGTTTCCGAGAAAGAAGGAAATATCTTCAACTCTCCCTGCAAAGTAAATCATGGATCTTCACAAGTATCTGAATCGCCGGTACTAAATTTCTGTGTAAAGTGTAACAAGGAGGGTTCACTATTAGTTTGTGGCAGCAGTGATTGTTCCTTGGGTATTCATGAGAGCTGCTTGGGTTCCTCGGTTAAATTTGATGATCAGGGTAACTTTTACTGCCCCTTTTGTGCATATTCTCGCGCTCTTTCTGAGTACCGTAAATGTACGGAAAGTGTCTCCTCGGCGAAGAAGGAACTTAATGCATTTTTTAACATGAACGCAATTCACCAACCAAAGGAACATGCTGAGAAGTTATACAGAGGACAAAGCACCACCATCCTAGATAGTACAAACCAAGGAACATGCTGA
- the LOC119998790 gene encoding zinc finger CCCH domain-containing protein 30-like — protein MNHLTVETEDTFASLLELAANNETEAFKRSIECNPSCVDEAGQWYGRQKGSSQMVNEHRTPLMVAATYGSIDVIRLILSLSDADVNLSCGLDGSTALHCAASGGAVNAVDVVKLLLAAGADPNLVDANGHRPVDVIVVPPKLRDVKSTLEELLLTDGFVNDSKPRESISTSNSNSPPLSPSLENESLSSSMDLVLKLRMDDVPMAPASEKKDYPVDPSFPDSKNSIYSTDEFRMYSFKVRPCSRAYSHDWTECPFVHPGENARRRDPRKFHYSCVPCPDFRKGACRRGDMCEYAHGVFESWLHPAQYRTRLCKDGANCARRVCFFAHTAEELRPLYVSTGSAVPSPRSCNSGAAAMDFAAAMSLLPGSPSSVSVMSPSPFTPPMSPSANGMSHSSVAWQQPNVPALHLPGSNLQSSRLRSFLNARDLRADEFSMLPGFDVQQQPFINELSSLSQSSLCSSLNRSGRLKIPMSSNLEDLFSAESSSPRYSDQALAAAVFSPTHKSAVLNQFQHQQSMLSPINTNFSPKNVDHPFLQGSFCVPSSGRMSPKNVEPISPMGSRVSMLVQREKQQLQLRSFSSRELGSSSAATVGSPVNSWSEWGSSNGTPDWAVSTDELGKPRRSSSFELGNGEEPDLSWVQSLVKESLSDMKEKLAPPDSVDSIIDSLGEDPTLNPQMESADHAMLGSLLEQMQIDQFVAQQN, from the coding sequence ATGAATCACTTGACTGTTGAGACGGAAGATACATTTGCGAGCTTGCTTGAGCTCGCTGCTAACAATGAGACTGAGGCATTCAAGCGATCAATTGAGTGCAACCCATCATGTGTTGATGAAGCTGGACAATGGTATGGCCGGCAGAAGGGCTCCAGCCAGATGGTTAATGAGCATAGGACCCCTTTAATGGTTGCGGCTACTTATGGTAGTATAGATGTTATAAGATTGATTTTGTCCCTATCAGATGCAGATGTCAATCTCTCATGCGGTCTTGATGGAAGCACCGCCCTTCATTGTGCTGCCTCAGGTGGAGCTGTAAATGCTGTGGACGTTGTGAAATTGCTTTTAGCAGCAGGTGCTGATCCAAACTTGGTAGATGCCAATGGTCATCGTCCCGTTGATGTTATTGTTGTTCCTCCAAAGCTTCGAGATGTAAAGTCAACTCTTGAAGAACTCCTTTTGACGGATGGTTTTGTTAATGACAGCAAACCTAGGGAGTCAATATCCACTTCGAATTCAAATTCCCCACCtctttcaccttctttggaAAATGAGTCCTTGTCATCTTCTATGGATTTGGTGCTGAAATTGAGGATGGATGATGTCCCAATGGCTCCTGCATCAGAGAAGAAAGATTACCCTGTTGACCCGTCTTTCCCAGACAGCAAGAACAGCATCTACTCGACTGATGAATTCCGTATGTATTCCTTCAAAGTTCGGCCTTGTTCACGTGCCTACTCTCATGATTGGACAGAGTGCCCTTTTGTTCATCCAGGAGAAAACGCTCGAAGAAGGGATCCTAGGAAGTTCCACTATAGTTGTGTTCCATGTCCTGACTTCAGGAAGGGGGCTTGTCGACGTGGAGATATGTGTGAATACGCTCATGGGGTTTTTGAAAGCTGGCTACACCCAGCACAATATAGAACACGGCTTTGCAAGGATGGTGCCAATTGTGCAAGGAGGGTTTGTTTCTTTGCCCACACAGCTGAGGAACTGCGGCCCTTGTATGTGTCCACTGGCTCTGCTGTTCCCTCTCCTCGCTCTTGCAACTCTGGCGCTGCTGCCATGGATTTCGCTGCAGCCATGAGCCTTTTACCTGGATCTCCTTCATCAGTGTCTGTTATGTCTCCATCACCTTTCACCCCACCAATGTCTCCATCTGCCAATGGCATGTCACACTCTTCTGTAGCTTGGCAACAACCAAATGTTCCTGCATTGCATCTCCCTGGAAGCAATCTTCAATCTAGTCGATTGAGATCTTTCCTTAATGCTAGAGATCTTCGAGCAGATGAATTTAGCATGCTGCCAGGTTTTGATGTGCAGCAACAGCCGTTCATAAATGAGTTATCAAGTCTCTCTCAGTCATCTCTGTGCTCGTCACTGAATCGTTCTGGTCGATTGAAGATCCCAATGTCTTCAAATCTCGAAGACCTCTTTTCTGCTGAGAGTTCATCTCCCCGTTACTCCGATCAAGCGTTGGCTGCAGCCGTTTTTTCCCCAACACACAAATCAGCTGTTCTCAATCAGTTTCAGCATCAACAGAGCATGTTATCACCGATCAACACTAATTTTTCTCCTAAAAATGTTGACCATCCTTTTCTGCAGGGCTCTTTTTGCGTTCCCTCATCTGGTAGGATGTCTCCCAAAAATGTGGAACCTATCTCACCTATGGGATCTCGAGTTTCCATGTTAGTGCAACGCGAGAAGCAGCAACTGCAGCTGCGCAGCTTCAGCTCTCGGGAGCTTGGCTCCAGTTCTGCTGCCACTGTGGGCTCCCCTGTGAACTCCTGGTCAGAATGGGGATCTTCCAATGGGACACCGGATTGGGCAGTTAGTACAGATGAATTGGGTAAGCCCCGCAGGTCTTCTTCATTTGAGCTTGGCAATGGTGAGGAGCCTGATCTGTCATGGGTTCAATCTCTTGTTAAAGAATCTCTATCAGATATGAAAGAAAAGCTTGCACCACCTGATTCTGTGGATTCAATCATTGATTCTTTGGGCGAGGATCCAACTTTGAACCCACAAATGGAATCAGCTGATCATGCTATGCTAGGATCCTTACTTGAGCAAATGCAGATTGATCAGTTTGTGGCTCAGCAAAACTGA
- the LOC119999032 gene encoding uncharacterized protein LOC119999032 isoform X3: MPLFYAGFWGFFLLFVLIVELIELVPGTHDEELGAKTREVVALRCLEELFDPLPDPATVDAQANGHFDFSRGFEEVLTYILRRASISELKSGAPESLTSCAIPFIIHKRASMGQAALSKLKDELVRGTHPFAPYLSKGSRLVLANVQDNDDIVALPLRSPSEANADDQVSEVPERLVDMNLDNVDGNADVQVSKVQEIHNGDVQVSVVQKSLIATTHDNVDDEADVQVSKAQESLLYTSFDDGKGNADAQVSLIAFDKVDGDGDGDAQVSTAQENLICTTLDDANGNSDAQVAEAQESLIDTILNNVDGNAGHQVSKAQESLIYTTHDDANGNADSQVVEAQVSLIPTILENVDGAQRHDMHAEEFFPRKRKSNDFPDKYVDGQSHEIENQGDLDGRYDHYLVTKKIRLDPSCGNQIVAEASKGVRKYSELGGLEESRSLEIGHDERLGLVSDIHGNSNLQPNTDKVSRGASGNETDDFLSVGVVSDGDLRASSVVPALKTQNIDSNLHEIEPDNTMEHLPKEDTEFDNDGYDNEGLKVSEKEGNIFNSPCKVNHGSSQVSESPVLNFCVKCNKEGSLLVCGSSDCSLGIHESCLGSSVKFDDQGNFYCPFCAYSRALSEYRKCTESVSSAKKELNAFFNMNAIHQPKEHAEKLYRGQSTTILDSTNQGTC; encoded by the exons ATGCCTCTATTTTACGCG GgcttttggggtttttttttgttgtttgtgttGATTGTAGAATTGATAGAACTGGTGCCTGGGACACATGATGAGGAATTAGGGGCAAAGACTAGGGAAGTGGTGGCGTTGAGGTGTTTAGAGGAATTGTTTGATCCTCTTCCGGATCCGGCAACTGTTGATGCTCAAGCTAATGGGCATTTCGATTTCTCTCGGGGGTTTGAGGAGGTCCTCACGTATATTCTACGACGG GCATCGATTTCAGAATTGAAGTCGGGTGCCCCAGAGTCGTTAACAAGTTGTGCTATTCCTTTTATCATCCATAAAAGAGCTAGTATGGGTCAAGCTGCTCTGAGTAAG CTCAAAGATGAACTTGTACGAGGAACTCATCCCTTTGCTCCATACTTGAGCAAAGGTAGTAGACTTGTGCTTGCAAACGTGCAAGATAACGATGACATTGTTGCACTTCCTTTGAGGAGCCCCAGTGAGGCCAATGCTGATGACCAAGTTTCTGAGGTCCCAGAGCGTTTGGTTGATATGAACCTTGACAATGTGGATGGCAATGCTGATGTTCAAGTTTCCAAAGTTCAAGAGATCCACAATGGTGATGTGCAAGTTTCTGTGGTTCAAAAGAGCTTGATTGCTACAACCCATGACAATGTGGATGACGAGGCTGATGTTCAAGTTTCCAAAGCTCAAGAGAGCTTGTTGTATACTTCCTTTGATGATGGCAAAGGCAATGCTGATGCTCAAGTAAGCTTGATTGCCTTTGACAAGgtggatggtgatggtgatggtgatgctCAAGTTTCTACAGCACAAGAGAACTTGATTTGTACTACCCTTGATGATGCCAATGGCAACTCCGATGCCCAAGTGGCTGAAGCTCAAGAAAGCTTGATTGATACAATCCTTAACAATGTGGATGGCAATGCCGGTCATCAAGTTTCTAAAGCTCAAGAGAGCTTGATTTATACTACTCATGATGATGCCAATGGCAATGCTGATTCCCAAGTGGTTGAAGCCCAAGTAAGCTTGATTCCCACAATCCTTGAGAATGTGGATGGAGCACAAAGACATGATATGCATGCTGAAGAGTTCTTTCCCCGAAAGAGAAAGAGCAATGATTTTCCTGATAAATATGTGGATGGACAGTCCCATGAAATTGAAAACCAAGGTGATCTGGATGGCCGGTATGATCACTATTTAGTTACAAAGAAGATCAGGCTGGATCCCTCTTGTGGTAATCAAATAGTTGCTGAGGCTTCCAAAGGAGTGAGGAAATATTCAGAACTTGGAGGCTTGGAGGAAAGTCGTTCTTTGGAGATTGGTCATGATGAGAGGCTTGGGCTTGTGAGTGATATTCATGGTAACAGTAACTTACAGCCTAATACTGACAAGGTGTCTCGAGGTGCATCTGGAAATGAAACCGATGATTTCCTCTCAGTGGGTGTAGTCAGTGACGGTGATCTAAGAGCGAGCAGTGTTGTACCCGCTTTGAAAACTCAGAATATTGATAGTAACTTGCATGAGATTGAGCCTGATAATACCATGGAACATCTTCCTAAAGAAGATACCGAATTTGATAATGATGGATATGATAATGAGGGGCTCAAAGTTTCCGAGAAAGAAGGAAATATCTTCAACTCTCCCTGCAAAGTAAATCATGGATCTTCACAAGTATCTGAATCGCCGGTACTAAATTTCTGTGTAAAGTGTAACAAGGAGGGTTCACTATTAGTTTGTGGCAGCAGTGATTGTTCCTTGGGTATTCATGAGAGCTGCTTGGGTTCCTCGGTTAAATTTGATGATCAGGGTAACTTTTACTGCCCCTTTTGTGCATATTCTCGCGCTCTTTCTGAGTACCGTAAATGTACGGAAAGTGTCTCCTCGGCGAAGAAGGAACTTAATGCATTTTTTAACATGAACGCAATTCACCAACCAAAGGAACATGCTGAGAAGTTATACAGAGGACAAAGCACCACCATCCTAGATAGTACAAACCAAGGAACATGCTGA